AAGTTCATTGCTCCGTTTCACCGGTTATCATGTACCGCAAAATACCCATGCCCACTAATAGAGGACATGGGTATTTATTTAAAGGGATCAACAATGGGTGCACATACGGTGGAGGTTACGTGCATTTTAATATACTTTTTTAGCCAGTTCTTCTGGCGTGTAACGGTGAGCGGCAACGATACGTCCGGAGGCATTTTTACCCCATCCGGATACAAGTACATGTGTGCTGTCTGTTCTAATCTGGACTTCGAAATGGAGAAGCTGAGAAACGTTCAATACACGGAACGCGGAGGATCCCGCAGCGAGTGTAAATGTTCTGGTGTCAACCAGTACCTTTGATCCATTCAAACGGAACAATTTGATTTCAACTCTGGCGCTGGACTGACCGTTATTCACCGCCTTTACAAAAAACGTTCTGGACTCACCCGGCAGCGTCGCAACATTGATCGCATTTTCTACTGGCCCTGTCGAATACCTTACACTTGGCCTCATTTATCAACCTCCTTTTCTTGATAATCTATCTTATGCCGTCATAGAAAAACGGTCTGGATATATTCCCCTCTCTATTAGAAAGAGGCTTTATGTCGATAGATTCTTTAGACTTGGAAAATGGATCTATTGGAATGAAGACTAAATAACCGATATAATCGTTATTAGATATTAAATGCTTGAAAGTAGGTAGGCAGAAAACGATATGGCAAAAGTGAGACGCAAAAAATCGACAACTATCATTATCATCACGATATTGCTAGCCATTATATATATGCAGCTGTCAACGTCCATTCCTGATATTTTGCCGGATCTGGATAAAGAAGACGCTCCTCCGGTTACCGGAATTCATCCTGTTGTGCTCGATCAGAAGAATAAACTTGTCGCAAAGGTAAGGGAGATTGGAATAAAAATTATTATTACAGATGGTTACCGAAGTGACGAAGAGCAGAACCGTTTATACAAGCAAGGACGAAGCACGGAAGGTGACATCGTTACCAACGCGCAAGCCGGTGAGTCCATGCATAATTACGGCCTTGCTATCGATTTTGCCCTCCAATTGAAGGACGGCAGTGTCATCTGGGATATGGAGTATGACGGCAACGGAAATGGTAGATCAGACTGGATGGAGGTCGTAGCAATTGCCAAAGACCTTGGTTTCCAGTGGGGCGGCGATTGGACCAACTTCCCGGATTACCCTCATCTCCAGATAGATTTCGGCCTTACCATACGCGACTTGAAGCGCGGAAAACGCCCTCCGGTAGATTCACATGAATATTTGGAGGCTTTGAAGTGATCATGGCGTAAAAAAGGCAGACCAATATTGACACTCCCCCCCCTAAAGGGGCAAGTCTGCTGGCGTAGATAGGATTCTTGAGTAGTTAACGCCCTCAATCCATTTCTGTTTTGGACAACTCTCAAGTTTAGGGCGTGTCATCGCCCCTCCTAAGACAGTGCATATAGCATCTTAGGCTCTCACCCTGTTACCAGATGAGACAGGTTGTTTGCTCAAATGTTTTAGCGTCTTGTTCTTGACGACTTCATACATTTTACGTGGCGAAAGAGTTAGTCGCCACAACCCCATATGTATACTATTTTCAAAGAGCGAGCATACGTTCACTATACCCTAACTAGCAGTGTAGGACAATGAAGCTGTCTAATGACAACCCTTGCCCTAAGCCGATTCATCCCAGCCTAAAGGCTAGGGCTTTTTCGGCTAGAATCTGTAAACTGGGCTGCCCTTTTGTCATGAACTGTAAGGATAATCCATTTCTTTAAGCTTAGGACGAAAAAAGGAAGGGAACCTCTCCCTCCCCTCCTCTGATGAATTCTATCTCTTGGCCCTTTAAGCCGTAATTCCGAACATATATAAATTCACAACCTGATGAGCCAAGTCTTCAGGCGTACATTTGCCAGTCAACAGCTGCTGCAGAGTCAACCGCTCAAGCGTTCCTACAAGACACTCTGCTATGATGGTCATATTGGCCTCTTGCTGAAAATACCCGTCCTTTTGCTCAGCCTTCAAGTTCTGTTCGATCATAGCTGTAAGTTCTTTCTTGACCTCACTGGCTTCCTGTCCGATAAAAAAACCGATCTGGGTCAAGTCCGGATCTCTCTCCAGAAATTCAAACAGACTGCTCAGGACTGCAGTAATCCGGCCCGGAACATCTTCACGGCTGATCCCGGCTTCCAAGCGGCCGTCTGCAATAAGTTCCTTCAACTGGGAGCGGAACTTCAACATCAGTTCGTTAAATACAGCTTCTTTACTATCGAAATACAGGTAGAACGACGGCTGGGTCAGTCCTGCCCGGGAAACAATGGTGCTGATTTTTGTCTTATGATAACCAGACCGCGCAAACTCATTGGCGGCAACCGTAAGCAATCTTGCTCTACTCTCTTGTCCATTTGCACCCTTTTTTCTCAAAGCTATCGAACCTCCGTCTCTATCTGGATGTGTACTCATTATACTCCATGCACCATATGCTTGCTAGAATGAAAGAATGCAGTCAGCAAAAATATAGCGTGCGTCCGTCAATTAACCTATTCCTTAAAAGGAATGACCGCAGTTTTGCCATTAGAATCTTGAAGCAAGTACTGATCCCTGGCTTTATACCTTCTTTCAAGTCTTTGTTCCCTGAACTGCTGCTCCATATCAGACCGAACGGCATGGTTCAAATATTCGTTGTCATCCGAAGCATCTGGCTTGATCCGAAGATCCATCTGCTTCTCGTACCGCTCATACTGCAGCTCAGACTCTCTTAATTCCGTCGGTACCCAGCGGGCCTCCATAATTTTTTGAAAGCTACCGTCTGTACTCCTAAAGTAGGATAAGATTAGAGAGTACCCTTTTAAATCCAATTGTATATTTTCAAAATCAGGTCCCATGATGTTATTTTTGACATTATTTCCCATATGTTGATTGACCGTTGCAGGAAGTGTCTCTGTTACATCATAAACCGCCAAAAACTGATAACTGTTCGTACTGGAACCGAATATTTCAAACTGATTAACGTCGGTAAGCTGCTTCAGTATTCGCTTGCTAGCGCTTTCAATTGCTCCATGACTCAGCAATACGCTCCCATTCATGCTGATTAACGCAGGTTTTCCAAGAAAGTTGATACGCTCGTCCTTCGTTAGCCAGGGTCTTGCCGCCCTTTCTTGTTTTTTCATTTTTTCTTCGGGGAAGTTCTCTTCTACAGACTCCATTACCCGTTTAGCGGTTGGGCTATTATCAAAATAAACCGTTACCATTCCAAGCACCAGAACAGACAAAATCATCACACCAGCTTTTTTAAGCATTTGGTAATCCTTTCCTTCAAACAAGTCGCTCCCTCTATTACCATTATATGTATTATACAAGCCTTGAACAGTATTTCATATCCAGTTTTTCAGCAACTTTAAAAGGTATGCTCTTATCCCCATGCTTTACAATGAAACCAGAACCATTTAACGTTAAGTTCATACGGAATATGCAAACAGCTTTATGAGGGAGAGAAGCTTATGAATGAATCTGCACAAAAAATTCTTATCGTCACAGCCGTTGCCGCAGAAAGAGAGGCCGTGCTCCGCGGTCTGGCTGGTGACGGACGTTATGAGGTCATTGCAGCGGGAGTCGGCCTTGCGGCTGCAGCATCCCGTACAGCTAAAACTCTGGCATCAGGCCATTATAAATTTGTTATTAGCGCCGGTATTGGCGGCGGATTTCCAAGGCAGGCCCCTGTCGGATCTCTGGTGGTCGCAAGTGATATCATCGCCGCAGATCTCGGCTCCGAGACACCTGATGGATTTCTCAGCGTGGACAAGCTCGGTTTCGGATCAGCTTATATTCAGACGCCGTCCAAGCTCGCGGTTCTGCTGACCGAAGCGCTGCAAGCAGCCGGTCTGATAGCAGCATGCGGTCCGATTCTCAGCGTATCGACCACAACCGGTACAAAAGCAACGGCTGAAGCACTAACTGCCCGTGTTCCTGGAGCAGCTGCCGAGGCTATGGAGGGATTCGGAGTAGCACAAGCCGCACAGGATTTCGGATTGCCTGTGCTAGAGATCCGCGCAATCTCGAACGCTGTAGGTCCGCGTGACCGGGATGCCTGGAAGATCCCTCAAGCGCTGCAGACGCTTGAAGCTGCAATCTCACAACTACCGGAGGTGCTGACATGAAAATTGCGTTTTCACCGTGTCCAAATGACACTTTTGTATTTCACGCCTGGGTACATAACCTGATTCCCGGCGCACCTGAGCTCGAAGTGTCTTATGCAGACATCCATATCACGAACCATTGGGCCGCGGAGACAGGTTCCAATGACCATGACGTCCTGAAAATATCGTATGCTGCTCTGCCATGGGTGCTCGATGAATATGCCCTGATCCCTTGCGGGGGTGCGCTTGGACGCGGCTGCGGCCCGCTCCTTCTGACAGGCGGAGCCTCAAGCGCCACAGGCTTAGCCTCTAAAGCAGCTGATCCGGCATTCCTGTCCGGACGCAAAGTTGCCGTACCGAGTGAACGCTCCACCGCTTACTTGCTGTTCAGGCTGTGGGCGGCGCAGAACGTTCCCGGCGGAATCGGTGATATTATCGTCATGCCGTTTGACCAGATCATGCCTGCCGTCCGCGATGGGGAAGTCGATGCAGGGCTTGTCATTCATGAAGCCCGCTTCACCTATCCTTCTTATGACCTTAATCTGATGACGGATCTCGGAAGCTGGTGGGAATCTGACACCGGTCTTCCCATTCCGCTCGGCGCCATCATTGCACGTCGTTCGCTTGATCTTGATCAGATTGCGGCATGGACACGTGCCTCGGTGGAATACGCCTGGGCCCATCCCGAAGCTTCCCGTGACTATGTTCTGGATCATGCACAGGAGATGGAGACGGCAGTGGCAGAGGCGCATATTGGATTGTATGTAAATCCATTTACCGCGAACCTCGGGGAAGATGGATATGCCGCTGTATCCGCACTGTTAAGCCGTGCGGCAGACGAAGGACTTGTTCCAAGAATAGATCCTGCCAAGCTGCGCTAAAGCAATAATACAAAGAGGAACGCCGAAGTTCATCATGAACTCTTGCGTTCCTCTTTGTTGTTCCCAGCGCAGCCGATGTTTCAGGGCTTTTCCTCACCATTAGTTTCTCCGTTCTCTGATCATCCTTCATTCTCTATAAAATCGCTAAGCTGCCGATATATCCCTACAATATCATCCATGGGCATCCGGACCAGGCCACTGGATGAAGGAGCGACAAATTCACGCACCTCTTTCACAACTGGTTCAGCCTGAAAGCCCCAATGCGCCTGTGATCTTCGGCTGAATTCCGTATAGACCCCCTTACCAACAAAACACGCAATTCTCGGGCGGTATTGCTCAAGCTTGGCCCGCAGTATTTCACGTCCCTGCTCATATTCATCCCGTGTAATATCCTCAGCTCCCCGGGTTGGCCTGGCTACAATATTCGTAAAGCCGTATCCCAGCTTCAACAGCTCCCCATCATCAGAGGCGTCATACAGACGAGGGGTAAGACCCGACCGGTGCAAAATACGCCAAAAATTGTTACGTGGATTCGCATAATGGTGACCCACTTCACCAGAGCGCAGGCTTGGATTGAAGCCAATGAAGAGAACCGATAGTCCGTAATCCAGATGATCCATAACCTCGTTCACTCACTCTACCTCCTTATGCCAGGCTTCCTTCAGAATACTGCGGAACAAATGGTCCAGTTCTTCATCGGAGACACGGTCAAGGCTGCTGTTCTGCATACGCTGTGCAGCAGCATCATAATACTTGATTTGCTTCTCCAAATAATCATTGATTAACGGAAGACGCGGCTCAAGAGTAAGTTCTTCACCCGACTTTTTTCGCTGAATCAGCTGATAGATTTCACTGCAAAGCTCACTATCACGCGGTACTAAGCTCTCCACCAGACTCTCGAATTGAATTGGCGGCATACTGTCGTATTTCTCAATCCAGAGACAGGCAAGGATTGGGCGAAGCACGTAGAAATATTTTTTAATCTTCACCTGCTCCCCTTGCAGATAATCGCGATAGTTTCCCTTGGCCATGTTAAGATAATGGTACAGACAAGATTTTGGCGAAAAAGTCAGCGGAGACAGCCCTCGGATCTGCTCTGCGGCGGATGTGTGTTCCAGGTATTGTATAGGTGACTCAAGCCATTCCAGCAGGGGCGGGTTTGATTTACGGAATAAATTCAAAGCCTTTTTCAGGTCCCACCCGTTAATATCCAGTCTGTCACTAATCGGCCGCTCGATCACATCTCTCTTCTCAAAGATGGATAAATACCAATCAACGGGTCTTACATATAGAAACCGTACATCGTAATCACTACTATCGGGGGAAGAAAATCCCCATGATCGGCTTCCAGACTCACAGGCATAAAGGATGATGATCTCTTCCTCATGCTCTATTTTCCGCAGCTGCTCAGTAATGACAGCATTCATGTCCTTCATCCTTTAACCCTCCTTACGTTCTACGTGGAAGCAGAAGATCCACTGCTGTTAACTCTTTTTTGAATCGCATGTACTCCCATAACGACGGCAATCAATTCCCAATCATCCAGGTGTTGACTATCGTTCTTCAGGTGGTAAGCTCCGGATTGCAGCCATCCACTGACACGATGAAACGTGGCAACGCAGCGTCCGCCCTCACCCTGGATTTCGTATTCCTTGGAGAACGCCGGGGACGTAATTTCATAAATCCCCCTTTCACCGGCATCATACTCATATTTCTTGGAGAAAAAGCTCATCCGCATTCGCAGCACACCGAGTTCATATTCATTACGGTCACACACTTCCCATTTATTCGAGAAAAAACGGAACGAACCGCTGTAAACCTTCATTCCGGTCTCATCATACACATCCAGAGAGGAACCGAAAGAGCTTTTCAAATCTACCGTTCCAACGATCTCTCCCGCTTCATTCATCACGCTCGTTTCACCTGAATTAAAAAAGTTATCTTTAAAATATAACCCCATATTAATCTTTCTCCCTTCTTATAATTTTATCTTCATTATACGTTACAGTATAAAACTTTCCATCCTGCGTGCCTTAGCCCGCACGTTCTGAAATCATATTATTTCCTCGATCGTTCCGGGAACCAAACTGCGACTCTGTTGTCTAATTGAATAGAGAGGTGAGGAGATTGGGTTTGGAGTATTTGAATAACCTGGTGGCCGCAGATAATCCCAGCTCTGTGTTGATGGAGATGATGGAGGCATACGGACAGGATGTGTGGAATTACGCTTATTTTTTGACTAGACGCCGCGATGCTGCGGACGATATCAGTCAAGATGTCTTTCTGAAGGCGCTACAGCATTTGAGACAATTTGAAGGGCGCAGTTCCGTGAAGACATGGCTGTTCGCCATTACGCGCAATCTGTCCATGAACTACCTCAAGTCCTCTTTCATCAAAAAGGTAACGCTTGTCGAATGGGTCACCCCAAAGCGCAACGAACGCTCCGCTGAAATGGAAGCTATCGGGAACATGGAAGTATCCCGGATATGGCAGCATGTATTGAGCTTGCCCGTTAAATTCAGAGAAGTGTTGATCCTCGAATTCCATTACCAGCTGCCGCGCCGTGAAATCGCTGCTCTTCTCGACATTTCGGAAGGTACAGTCAAATCAAGGCTTCATCGTGCCCGTGCCCGTATGGAAGCTCTGCTGAAAGGAGAGGAAGCCGAATGAACAACAATCAGAAGGAAATGGAACCCCATTGGGTTCAAGAATTAAAGTCCTCTCCGTTTAAAAAGCCTCCCTTTACGAAGGAGATGATGACTACCGTGCTTGAACGTTCAACGAACAACCGTAAACCATCCGGCAAGAAATACAAAAGATTATTTCGCGTCGTAGCAGCAGGCGCATGCACCATCGCCATACTGGGAATGATCTGGATCATCAGCCCTTCCCTAATTAAGAACAACAACTCCACCCCTATGGTAAAGCCTGCGGCTCCTACAGTGGACTGGACACCCCACTCTCAATATAATACGGCGGAAGGAGTTACCAAGCTTCACGTATTTCCGGGTGGCGACTATCCAGCGGGGTCTCCATCAGGAAGTTGGTGGAACTTGTACGTCCCCGTCGAGACACTTGAGGGACAGAACATCCGGATTACGGCCACTCATAAGGAAACCGGCATGCAGATCGAAGAGTTGCCTCCTACAAAGATCACCCCAGAAATGGCCTATGATAATTTCACCCGTGTATCTTCAACCTTTTCTCTCCCGCTCAGCGGCCTTTGGAAATTCGACGTGTATATTGGAGAGGAAAAATTCGGGGATGTTGTCTTTGATGTACCGGACAGCAGCTGGGAGCCAAGTCCTGTGTTTACTTCAGGTAATTTTGAAATGACCGGCGTGGAGAATCGGCTCGGTTTCATCCATCCTGGATTCCAAGCAGGTCAGTCCAATAAATATATGTGGCACTTCTGGGGACGGGATGAAGAGCTGAACGGCGAGCTGAAAATTACAGCCGTGAAGCAGAACTCATTCGAGATTATAGATGTTTTTGAAAGTAAGCTGTCTCCCGGTAAGCTCAATGGGGCTGACGCTGCACTGCCTTCTTCAATGAGCCTCCCCTCTTCCGGTTTATGGAGATTGATGGCAAGCATCGATGGGCAGCTGTATGGAAGTGTAATCGTAGAAGTTAAGTAACAATCTATACCCTAGCGCGAACGGCTTTACGGTCCTACAATTTGACACCAAAAAACGCTGATGCCGCTCTTAGGGCATCAGCGTTTTTACAACATTATCTTATTTCATACTTTTCCGGGCTTCTCCCGACATCAGATCTTCGAAATCTATACATTCATCTCAGATTTCATGTTCAACACATCAGGTATCGCTATCGGTCTTCCTTGTTCCAATCGGGACTGTTCCGCGGCGAAAGCCATCAAATGGCTTTGCAGAGAAGCACCGGCAGAGGTCAGTCCGTCTGCTTGACTGCCACTGCCAAATTCACGAACGTCTTTTAGAAAAGAACTGATCATCCTGACATCACCGCCCCCATGACCGTCCCCTCCGGTATTACATTGAAAGTCGATCTCTTCTCCTGTTGAATAACGGTATAAAGTGAAGGAGCCTGTTTCCATGTCACCTCGAATTTCCCCGTGTGTGCCCATGATCTGCACCTTTCGCCCTTCTTTATCTGTAAAGCCTGACATGACAAAAGCCGCATTCGCTCCGCTTGCAAATTCCATGTTGACAACCTGATGGTCAACCACGTTATTATCGCAACAGTACACACATCGTCCAAACGGGCCTTCTCTAAGCGCTCTTAGTATTCCTTCGTGTGATAGATCCTGTGTCATATAGCGAGCCCATGGATGTTCCGGTGGCTGAATGTACAATTTTAGTGCAGAGAAAGGACAGGTTTTCTCCACCTCGCATCCGTCGATACAACGATCTGCTGAGCCCTCCGGCGCGTTCTGCTCCTTAAAGTGAAGCAGTGATCCAAAGGAGCTTACCATCGTGCACTTCTCTCCCATGAGCCAGGAGATGATATCAAGATCATGACATGATTTCGCCAAAATCATTGGACTTGTCTCCTTCGCATCCCGCCAGTTGCCGCGCACATAGCTGTGTGTCATATGTCGATATCCGACGTTTTCTGACAGCTGAATGGTTGCGATTTTGCCGAGTTCACCTGCTTCAATACATTTTTTGATCCGATCCCAAAATAATGAATACCGCAGTACATGACTTACAATCAACAGTCTGCCATGCTCCTCCGCTGCTTTGACAAGTGAGATGCACTCTTCTCTGTCTGGAGACATTGGCTTTTCGAGCAGAACATGGTATCCAAGCTTTAACGCTTTTAATGCCGGGATGTAATGCAAACGATCTAGTGTACTGATGATCATGACATCGGCGATTCGCCCTTGATCGAAAGCCTGCTCCCACGAATCGTAAGCATATTCTTCCGAAATTCCATGAATTGCTGCAAAATGGTTTCTGCGCCCCTCATCAGGCTCTGCAACAGCTACGATTTTAAGTTCATTGGGATATTTTTCGGCATAAGGGCCGTAAATATAACGTCCTCTACTGCCGGCTCCTAATAAAACAGCTGTTATAGTCTTCAATGTTACCCCTCCTAATGTCCACCCTATGACCTGATTGTACTTGGGCGGACAAGGAGCTTAAAGAGATTATTACTTACTTTCGTATACATTTATTGACTTTGGGGCTTTCGATTTTTCCGACCTGCCTCTGCTTCGGTATTCCTGGGGTGTCGTATCGTTCTGCTTTTTAAAAAACCGGATAAACGCAAGCGCGGAATTGTAACCAAGCGACAGCGCAATCTCATTCACCTTCATGCTGCTGCCCAGCAGTAACTCCTTCGCTTTCAGATTTCTGTAGTCATTAATATAATCGGATATCCCGGTTCCCGTCATTTGTTTATACAATCTTGAAAAATATGACGGATTCAGGCCGACATGATCCGCAATCGCGTTAAGTGATATGTCTGTGGAAATATACGTTTCAATATAACGATGCGCCTTCTGTACGAGTTCGGTTGGCAGAAGCTCCCCTTGCTCAGCGATCCAATCAAACAGGGAAACTGCTATTTCGCAAAAGTATTCCTTCAGGATAACCCAAGAATCCGGTTCTCCATATTGAAACAATGGCGACAAATCGTGTTCGTTATTCAAATATTCCTTCAGTTCAGCGCTTTTATTAATATAAGCCAAAAATACGGCGGATAGGGAGTGGTACAGTTCCTTTTTCCTTTCATTAGGAAAATTCTCGTCGTTCCACAATTTCGTTAAATCGTGGTATATGTTAAAAAATTCGCCGCGGTGATTGTTTTCAAGACATTTTCCAAGAAGTTGCACCCGGTTTAAATAGAAATACTCTCTCTGATGGTTACATGCCGTCTCACTATTCTGGATATCAGAATCTGTCAGTATCACCTCGCTTGTTAAACCTAAACCATGGATGAAATTATATTTCA
Above is a window of Paenibacillus uliginis N3/975 DNA encoding:
- a CDS encoding M15 family metallopeptidase, translated to MAKVRRKKSTTIIIITILLAIIYMQLSTSIPDILPDLDKEDAPPVTGIHPVVLDQKNKLVAKVREIGIKIIITDGYRSDEEQNRLYKQGRSTEGDIVTNAQAGESMHNYGLAIDFALQLKDGSVIWDMEYDGNGNGRSDWMEVVAIAKDLGFQWGGDWTNFPDYPHLQIDFGLTIRDLKRGKRPPVDSHEYLEALK
- a CDS encoding TetR/AcrR family transcriptional regulator, producing the protein MSTHPDRDGGSIALRKKGANGQESRARLLTVAANEFARSGYHKTKISTIVSRAGLTQPSFYLYFDSKEAVFNELMLKFRSQLKELIADGRLEAGISREDVPGRITAVLSSLFEFLERDPDLTQIGFFIGQEASEVKKELTAMIEQNLKAEQKDGYFQQEANMTIIAECLVGTLERLTLQQLLTGKCTPEDLAHQVVNLYMFGITA
- a CDS encoding futalosine hydrolase; the encoded protein is MNESAQKILIVTAVAAEREAVLRGLAGDGRYEVIAAGVGLAAAASRTAKTLASGHYKFVISAGIGGGFPRQAPVGSLVVASDIIAADLGSETPDGFLSVDKLGFGSAYIQTPSKLAVLLTEALQAAGLIAACGPILSVSTTTGTKATAEALTARVPGAAAEAMEGFGVAQAAQDFGLPVLEIRAISNAVGPRDRDAWKIPQALQTLEAAISQLPEVLT
- a CDS encoding 1,4-dihydroxy-6-naphthoate synthase; amino-acid sequence: MKIAFSPCPNDTFVFHAWVHNLIPGAPELEVSYADIHITNHWAAETGSNDHDVLKISYAALPWVLDEYALIPCGGALGRGCGPLLLTGGASSATGLASKAADPAFLSGRKVAVPSERSTAYLLFRLWAAQNVPGGIGDIIVMPFDQIMPAVRDGEVDAGLVIHEARFTYPSYDLNLMTDLGSWWESDTGLPIPLGAIIARRSLDLDQIAAWTRASVEYAWAHPEASRDYVLDHAQEMETAVAEAHIGLYVNPFTANLGEDGYAAVSALLSRAADEGLVPRIDPAKLR
- a CDS encoding mismatch-specific DNA-glycosylase, which translates into the protein MNEVMDHLDYGLSVLFIGFNPSLRSGEVGHHYANPRNNFWRILHRSGLTPRLYDASDDGELLKLGYGFTNIVARPTRGAEDITRDEYEQGREILRAKLEQYRPRIACFVGKGVYTEFSRRSQAHWGFQAEPVVKEVREFVAPSSSGLVRMPMDDIVGIYRQLSDFIENEG
- a CDS encoding nucleotidyltransferase domain-containing protein: MKDMNAVITEQLRKIEHEEEIIILYACESGSRSWGFSSPDSSDYDVRFLYVRPVDWYLSIFEKRDVIERPISDRLDINGWDLKKALNLFRKSNPPLLEWLESPIQYLEHTSAAEQIRGLSPLTFSPKSCLYHYLNMAKGNYRDYLQGEQVKIKKYFYVLRPILACLWIEKYDSMPPIQFESLVESLVPRDSELCSEIYQLIQRKKSGEELTLEPRLPLINDYLEKQIKYYDAAAQRMQNSSLDRVSDEELDHLFRSILKEAWHKEVE
- a CDS encoding RNA polymerase sigma factor → MEYLNNLVAADNPSSVLMEMMEAYGQDVWNYAYFLTRRRDAADDISQDVFLKALQHLRQFEGRSSVKTWLFAITRNLSMNYLKSSFIKKVTLVEWVTPKRNERSAEMEAIGNMEVSRIWQHVLSLPVKFREVLILEFHYQLPRREIAALLDISEGTVKSRLHRARARMEALLKGEEAE
- a CDS encoding DUF4871 domain-containing protein, yielding MNNNQKEMEPHWVQELKSSPFKKPPFTKEMMTTVLERSTNNRKPSGKKYKRLFRVVAAGACTIAILGMIWIISPSLIKNNNSTPMVKPAAPTVDWTPHSQYNTAEGVTKLHVFPGGDYPAGSPSGSWWNLYVPVETLEGQNIRITATHKETGMQIEELPPTKITPEMAYDNFTRVSSTFSLPLSGLWKFDVYIGEEKFGDVVFDVPDSSWEPSPVFTSGNFEMTGVENRLGFIHPGFQAGQSNKYMWHFWGRDEELNGELKITAVKQNSFEIIDVFESKLSPGKLNGADAALPSSMSLPSSGLWRLMASIDGQLYGSVIVEVK
- a CDS encoding Gfo/Idh/MocA family protein, producing the protein MKTITAVLLGAGSRGRYIYGPYAEKYPNELKIVAVAEPDEGRRNHFAAIHGISEEYAYDSWEQAFDQGRIADVMIISTLDRLHYIPALKALKLGYHVLLEKPMSPDREECISLVKAAEEHGRLLIVSHVLRYSLFWDRIKKCIEAGELGKIATIQLSENVGYRHMTHSYVRGNWRDAKETSPMILAKSCHDLDIISWLMGEKCTMVSSFGSLLHFKEQNAPEGSADRCIDGCEVEKTCPFSALKLYIQPPEHPWARYMTQDLSHEGILRALREGPFGRCVYCCDNNVVDHQVVNMEFASGANAAFVMSGFTDKEGRKVQIMGTHGEIRGDMETGSFTLYRYSTGEEIDFQCNTGGDGHGGGDVRMISSFLKDVREFGSGSQADGLTSAGASLQSHLMAFAAEQSRLEQGRPIAIPDVLNMKSEMNV